One Thermococcus sp. DNA segment encodes these proteins:
- a CDS encoding DUF3783 domain-containing protein produces the protein MDEGVFLIGFSEEEVQRIKGALKGVSVHEVPKECLTWRLGEIVERRPDGRGNWHERRFLITHGDNELIKRVISAVRSLRLGRVIFVSTTPISLGRTLDDLIQEWIEEDEYFRAYQRARRGIKGRGGPFLDIKKG, from the coding sequence ATGGATGAGGGTGTTTTCCTTATAGGTTTCTCAGAGGAAGAGGTCCAACGGATCAAGGGTGCCCTGAAGGGTGTAAGTGTCCACGAGGTGCCCAAGGAGTGCCTCACCTGGAGGCTGGGGGAGATAGTGGAGAGAAGGCCCGATGGAAGGGGTAACTGGCACGAAAGGAGGTTCTTAATAACCCACGGGGACAACGAGCTTATCAAACGCGTTATCTCGGCGGTGAGGAGCCTCAGGCTGGGGAGGGTAATCTTCGTCTCCACGACCCCGATTTCTCTGGGGAGGACACTGGATGATCTCATACAGGAGTGGATCGAGGAGGACGAGTACTTCAGGGCCTATCAGCGCGCCAGGAGGGGGATAAAAGGCAGGGGGGGACCGTTCCTCGATATCAAGAAAGGTTAA
- a CDS encoding TIGR02253 family HAD-type hydrolase, with protein MIKVVFFDLDDTLIDTSKLADMARKNAVENMIRHGMPMDFGVAYHELMELINEYGSNFSRHFDYLLRRLDLQYNPKWIAAGVIGYHNTKFAYLRTVKGVKKTLLRLKEMGLQLGIITDGDPIKQWEKILRAEIDDYFDVVFISDFVGVKKPHRKIFEKALKHFDLMADEALMVGDRLYSDVYGAKQVGMQTVWFKYGRHANRELDYLEYADFTVRSLEELPEIVRGLNIEEREERSDKEVPAD; from the coding sequence ATGATCAAAGTTGTGTTCTTTGACCTGGACGATACGCTGATCGACACGTCTAAATTGGCTGATATGGCGAGAAAGAACGCCGTTGAGAACATGATACGGCACGGAATGCCGATGGACTTTGGGGTAGCATATCATGAGCTCATGGAGTTGATAAACGAATACGGAAGCAACTTCTCCAGACACTTTGATTACCTCCTCCGGCGCTTGGACCTTCAGTACAACCCGAAATGGATCGCCGCCGGTGTCATAGGTTATCACAACACGAAGTTTGCTTACCTGCGGACGGTTAAGGGGGTCAAGAAAACGCTTCTCAGACTCAAGGAGATGGGCCTCCAGCTTGGGATAATAACCGACGGGGATCCCATAAAGCAGTGGGAAAAAATTCTACGGGCGGAGATAGATGACTATTTTGACGTGGTGTTCATCTCGGACTTTGTGGGCGTTAAAAAACCCCACAGGAAGATCTTTGAGAAGGCCCTAAAGCACTTTGACCTGATGGCTGACGAAGCATTGATGGTTGGGGACAGACTTTACTCGGACGTGTACGGGGCTAAGCAGGTTGGTATGCAGACCGTTTGGTTCAAGTACGGCAGGCATGCCAACAGGGAGCTGGACTACCTTGAGTACGCTGATTTCACGGTGCGCTCTCTGGAAGAGCTTCCGGAGATAGTGAGGGGGCTGAACATTGAGGAGAGGGAAGAGCGTTCAGATAAGGAAGTTCCTGCTGATTGA
- a CDS encoding DUF835 domain-containing protein, protein MLEILNVIMRFFTWGLATYRWGKRNERFMLFMSLGLWMDFLAALAQKQVISKLGWSPNPTALLPLMSIMAVFNGVLLMAASFSIRGQLDTRENQFLILTCVIAGPTYVLLATLLGASSVVFMALPVPFMGLSLMVLSYSLIKEEVGLRTAATLFPIGAFLLGVINLTYPLTIRTPLATYLYGLGAFFRAMMFIGMIKYAFLQVKPPEMPITELPTGAFYSTGKRTFNVLLRKMQSSGNGILITRNRLRDIKPRFPVFWVTRATSGQMDENIMAVSPTDMGILLDLVRRYLETGHSLVVLDCFEYLMIENGFENAFKFLISMKDTVMKYNGTLVTTVEPPAYSKKHMAMLQRELEKLEL, encoded by the coding sequence TGATCATGCGGTTTTTCACATGGGGCCTCGCCACTTACAGATGGGGAAAGAGAAACGAGAGGTTTATGCTTTTTATGAGTCTCGGACTCTGGATGGACTTCTTGGCGGCCCTAGCCCAGAAGCAGGTGATTTCGAAGCTTGGCTGGAGTCCAAACCCGACTGCCTTACTGCCCCTCATGTCCATCATGGCCGTATTCAATGGAGTACTCCTGATGGCCGCATCTTTTTCCATCCGGGGACAGCTCGATACCAGGGAAAACCAGTTCCTGATACTCACGTGCGTTATAGCCGGCCCCACTTACGTCCTCCTCGCCACCCTCCTGGGGGCGTCCTCAGTAGTCTTCATGGCACTCCCGGTTCCGTTCATGGGGCTCTCCCTGATGGTCCTGAGTTATTCACTCATCAAAGAGGAAGTTGGTCTGAGGACGGCAGCCACCCTGTTTCCAATAGGGGCGTTTCTGCTCGGGGTGATCAACCTAACGTACCCTCTGACGATCAGAACCCCTCTGGCCACCTACCTCTACGGACTGGGAGCGTTCTTCAGGGCGATGATGTTCATAGGGATGATCAAGTACGCGTTTCTACAGGTAAAACCCCCGGAGATGCCCATAACCGAGCTTCCCACCGGTGCCTTCTACTCCACCGGCAAGAGAACCTTTAACGTCCTTCTCAGAAAGATGCAGTCCAGCGGAAACGGAATACTCATAACCAGAAACCGTCTTCGGGACATTAAACCACGTTTTCCGGTGTTCTGGGTGACCAGGGCCACCTCCGGCCAGATGGACGAGAACATCATGGCGGTATCCCCCACAGACATGGGCATTCTCCTCGATCTCGTCAGAAGGTACCTCGAAACTGGTCACTCCCTGGTGGTGCTCGACTGCTTCGAGTACCTCATGATAGAGAACGGCTTTGAAAACGCGTTTAAGTTCCTGATCTCCATGAAGGACACCGTAATGAAGTACAACGGAACCTTGGTCACCACCGTTGAGCCCCCAGCGTACTCCAAAAAGCACATGGCGATGCTACAGAGGGAACTGGAGAAGCTGGAGCTTTGA
- a CDS encoding phosphatase PAP2 family protein, giving the protein MSRELLRDRKFLLNTALLILILFLQFACLMRGINARIDSLLPSPSSSLLSVLTAFGSDFFLIPFAVAVIYLDIRNFGKLSRETLIFLASVFIGLVIVGILKVAINEPRPRNHGGFSFPSGHAYRGAIIAVYTSNRWRRLVPLAVTFAIGVAMTRLLLHVHWFGDVLFSLLLAPWIYSIVDATQDSWLSLYRRIVSRLGLGVFDVE; this is encoded by the coding sequence ATGTCCCGCGAACTCCTGAGAGACCGAAAATTCCTGCTAAACACGGCGTTGCTAATACTGATATTGTTCCTCCAATTTGCATGTCTGATGAGGGGTATTAACGCGAGAATCGACTCATTACTCCCCTCTCCGAGCTCCAGTCTGTTGAGCGTTCTGACGGCATTTGGAAGCGATTTCTTCCTAATCCCCTTTGCGGTTGCGGTTATCTACCTCGACATCAGGAATTTCGGAAAGCTGTCTCGGGAAACACTGATTTTCCTCGCCTCAGTTTTCATCGGCCTTGTGATAGTTGGAATCCTCAAGGTCGCAATTAACGAGCCGAGACCCCGCAACCACGGAGGCTTCTCGTTTCCCTCAGGTCATGCGTATCGCGGGGCGATTATTGCGGTCTACACCTCAAACCGCTGGAGGAGGCTCGTGCCCCTAGCCGTTACCTTTGCCATCGGTGTTGCAATGACGAGGTTGCTCCTTCACGTTCACTGGTTCGGCGACGTCCTCTTCAGTCTGCTCCTTGCGCCCTGGATCTACAGCATCGTCGATGCAACTCAGGACTCGTGGCTTTCCCTCTACAGGAGGATAGTCTCAAGGCTTGGCTTGGGGGTGTTCGACGTTGAATAA
- the glyA gene encoding serine hydroxymethyltransferase: MSEGYKEYRDKVLNFIEEHENWRSHTINLIASENITSPSVTRAVASGFMHKYAEGWPRARYYQGCKYIDEVELIGVDLFCRLFKSDFADLRPISGTNANQAVFFGLTQPGDHIISLHTSHGGHISHAGFGSAGMRGLNVHTWPFDNEEFNIDVDKAEKLIRDVEPKLVVFGGSLYPFPHPVKELAPVAKEVGAHVMYDGAHVLGLIAGSQFQDPLREGAEIITASTHKTFPGPQGGIIIYKNIGDDTAKLQWAIFPGVLSNHHLHHMAGKVITAAEMLEYGQKYAAQVVKNAKALAEAMAEEGFKVIGEDKGYTESHQVIVDVSDLHEAAGGWAAPLLEEAGIILNKNLLPWDPLEKVEKPSGLRIGVQEMTRVGMMEDDMKEIASFIKRVLINREEPLSVKKDVYYFRQGFQKAYYSFDYGLPLRE; this comes from the coding sequence ATGAGTGAAGGGTACAAAGAGTATAGGGACAAGGTTCTGAACTTTATTGAGGAGCACGAGAACTGGAGGAGCCACACAATAAACCTCATAGCCAGCGAAAACATAACCTCACCAAGCGTCACCCGCGCCGTCGCGAGCGGGTTCATGCACAAGTATGCTGAGGGATGGCCGAGGGCCAGGTACTACCAGGGGTGCAAGTACATCGATGAGGTTGAGCTCATCGGCGTTGATCTCTTTTGCAGGCTCTTCAAGAGTGACTTTGCGGACCTAAGGCCCATATCCGGAACTAACGCCAACCAGGCGGTGTTCTTTGGCCTAACCCAGCCTGGTGACCACATAATAAGCCTCCACACAAGCCACGGTGGCCACATAAGCCATGCAGGTTTCGGAAGCGCCGGAATGCGTGGCCTCAACGTTCACACTTGGCCCTTCGACAACGAGGAGTTTAACATAGACGTCGACAAGGCGGAGAAGCTCATAAGGGATGTAGAACCCAAGCTGGTCGTCTTCGGCGGCTCGCTCTACCCATTCCCGCACCCGGTCAAGGAGCTGGCACCTGTGGCCAAGGAAGTCGGCGCCCATGTGATGTACGACGGTGCCCACGTCCTCGGCCTCATAGCCGGCAGCCAGTTCCAGGACCCGCTTAGGGAGGGGGCAGAGATAATAACCGCCTCCACCCACAAGACCTTCCCCGGACCGCAGGGCGGCATTATAATCTATAAGAACATTGGGGACGACACGGCAAAGCTTCAGTGGGCTATCTTCCCCGGTGTTTTGAGCAACCACCACCTCCACCACATGGCAGGTAAGGTCATCACCGCCGCGGAGATGCTCGAGTACGGCCAGAAGTACGCGGCCCAGGTCGTCAAGAACGCGAAAGCCCTCGCGGAGGCTATGGCCGAGGAGGGCTTCAAGGTCATCGGTGAGGACAAGGGCTACACCGAGAGTCACCAGGTCATCGTCGATGTCAGCGACCTCCACGAAGCGGCCGGTGGATGGGCGGCACCTCTCCTCGAGGAGGCCGGCATAATCCTCAACAAGAACCTCCTGCCCTGGGACCCGCTTGAAAAGGTCGAGAAGCCGAGCGGCCTGCGCATAGGCGTCCAGGAGATGACCCGCGTTGGAATGATGGAGGACGACATGAAAGAAATAGCGAGCTTCATCAAACGCGTCCTCATCAACAGGGAAGAGCCTCTCAGCGTCAAGAAGGACGTCTACTATTTCAGGCAGGGATTCCAGAAGGCTTACTACTCTTTCGACTACGGACTCCCGCTCAGGGAGTGA
- a CDS encoding aromatic amino acid transport family protein: MPVSDGVSKKKVTTSHGRYYYERLASERRKKINLIQLVRRRKVTRGLRTTPIRVEKRHITKGEALAILVGTQIGAGVLGLPYAASKVGLLPAVGILFGVMLLMLWTAFIVLRFSADMRGAQMSTIAQRVLGRTGGWLMYISIFIMSFGAILAYIAGMGSVFASLFGVSENMGAFIFWVLASLVVYKGLEASGKTELIMSFVMLFLFIGVTAMLAPRASPGKALYTNPSGILAITGVAIFALGCHTVIPDVYKGLGSYEETKKVVVWAFIIPTVIYAVFMMAFLMVFGRNTPQIATQGLQSLYGHVGRLVGNLIPLLAITTSYIGIALAQQSNSEEFVKLKRPVAWALTVAPPALVYFAGVKNFADVLAFAGDTGDMMAFIILPVLIYVVHRMRGRS, from the coding sequence ATGCCCGTGAGTGATGGGGTTTCAAAGAAAAAGGTCACCACGTCACATGGAAGATATTACTACGAGAGGCTGGCATCCGAGAGGAGGAAAAAGATAAACCTAATACAGCTGGTGCGTAGAAGAAAGGTCACTAGGGGGTTGAGAACCACCCCCATCCGAGTCGAGAAAAGGCATATAACCAAGGGAGAGGCCCTGGCGATACTCGTGGGGACCCAGATAGGGGCGGGGGTCCTCGGACTGCCGTATGCGGCCAGCAAGGTTGGTCTGCTGCCGGCGGTTGGAATACTGTTCGGGGTAATGCTCCTGATGTTATGGACCGCCTTTATCGTCCTGAGATTCAGCGCCGACATGAGGGGGGCCCAGATGAGCACCATCGCCCAGAGAGTTCTCGGAAGAACGGGTGGCTGGTTGATGTACATCAGCATCTTCATCATGAGCTTCGGCGCAATCCTGGCCTACATAGCAGGAATGGGGAGCGTATTCGCGAGCCTCTTCGGGGTCAGTGAAAACATGGGAGCGTTCATCTTCTGGGTCCTGGCATCGCTCGTAGTTTACAAGGGATTGGAGGCCAGTGGAAAGACCGAGCTAATAATGAGCTTCGTGATGCTCTTCCTGTTCATCGGAGTCACGGCGATGCTGGCCCCCCGTGCCAGTCCGGGGAAGGCCCTGTACACGAACCCATCGGGAATCCTCGCAATAACGGGAGTCGCCATCTTCGCCCTCGGCTGTCACACCGTGATACCCGACGTGTACAAGGGGCTTGGCAGCTACGAGGAGACAAAGAAGGTCGTCGTTTGGGCCTTCATCATACCAACGGTCATCTACGCCGTCTTTATGATGGCGTTCCTCATGGTCTTCGGGAGGAACACCCCCCAGATAGCCACACAGGGCCTCCAGAGCCTCTACGGCCACGTTGGAAGGCTGGTGGGCAACCTGATACCCCTCCTGGCGATAACAACGAGCTACATCGGTATAGCCCTCGCCCAGCAGAGCAACAGCGAGGAGTTCGTGAAGCTTAAGAGGCCGGTTGCCTGGGCCCTTACCGTGGCCCCTCCCGCCCTCGTTTACTTCGCCGGTGTCAAGAACTTCGCGGACGTTCTGGCCTTCGCCGGGGACACGGGGGACATGATGGCCTTCATAATCCTGCCGGTTCTAATATACGTCGTTCACCGGATGAGGGGGAGGAGCTGA
- a CDS encoding COG2426 family protein, translating to MNNPLEIFLLSLVPTFEGRYAIVYGIGRGYPLWGTLLGASLGVLLLSFLLPVLLPYIDRLMLWLEGTSLRKIAHLYLYYVERVRKKAHPYVEKWGFIGLTVFVAIPLPGTGVWTGALAAYLLGIGLKRTIPALVLGGLLSMLIILLPSLGLWG from the coding sequence TTGAATAATCCCCTCGAAATCTTCTTGCTTTCCCTCGTCCCGACCTTTGAAGGCAGATACGCCATAGTCTACGGCATAGGTCGCGGTTACCCCCTCTGGGGAACCCTCCTGGGCGCGTCCCTCGGAGTTCTGCTCCTCTCGTTCCTCCTCCCCGTTCTGCTCCCCTACATAGACAGGCTGATGCTCTGGCTTGAGGGGACTTCCCTCAGGAAGATAGCCCACCTCTACCTCTACTACGTCGAGCGGGTCAGAAAGAAGGCCCACCCCTACGTTGAGAAGTGGGGCTTCATCGGGCTGACGGTTTTTGTGGCAATACCGCTCCCAGGGACTGGAGTCTGGACCGGGGCTTTGGCGGCATACCTTCTGGGAATAGGCCTGAAGCGCACGATCCCGGCTTTGGTTCTCGGTGGACTCCTCAGCATGCTGATAATCCTCCTCCCAAGTTTGGGCCTATGGGGGTGA
- a CDS encoding ASCH domain-containing protein, giving the protein MRRGKSVQIRKFLLIDSAYKSRILRGDKVTTIRYGDYEARPGSEIYLVITPSDTAVAKIRITGVRKKKVRELTNEDARLDGFSDVKELLRELNRIYGELYGDDEVTIIGFEVVKRFDEGIPFKWLKGLNYREPTEIARLYLENQEKLNLNREMDFIMRRIYNEGLGRAVRTFGPKKVQNALLKGYHALHNRGMI; this is encoded by the coding sequence TTGAGGAGAGGGAAGAGCGTTCAGATAAGGAAGTTCCTGCTGATTGACAGCGCATACAAATCGAGAATCCTGCGTGGGGACAAGGTCACCACGATACGCTACGGGGACTACGAGGCGAGGCCAGGAAGTGAAATCTATCTGGTCATCACCCCGAGCGATACCGCAGTGGCGAAGATAAGAATAACGGGGGTTAGGAAGAAGAAGGTCAGGGAACTCACCAACGAAGACGCCAGGCTAGACGGCTTTTCCGACGTGAAGGAACTCCTCAGGGAGCTTAACAGGATATACGGCGAGCTTTACGGCGACGATGAGGTCACGATAATAGGCTTCGAGGTCGTCAAGCGCTTTGACGAGGGAATCCCCTTTAAGTGGTTGAAGGGCCTGAACTACCGTGAGCCGACGGAGATAGCGAGGCTTTACCTCGAGAACCAGGAGAAACTTAACCTCAACCGCGAAATGGACTTTATAATGCGCCGCATCTACAACGAGGGCCTTGGAAGGGCCGTCAGGACCTTCGGACCCAAGAAAGTCCAGAACGCGCTGCTTAAGGGTTACCACGCCCTCCACAACAGGGGAATGATTTAG
- a CDS encoding molybdopterin-dependent oxidoreductase, whose protein sequence is MRDCYDTCSMVSEVKDGRLSVRGNPEHPITEGFLCPKGALLPRWFHAKDRLKPPLIRTGKRGSGEFRGATWDKAIGLVARKLREAIEEHGSESVLVYQYAGDRGVVNYAFPLRLFHYLNTAMLDYGICDRAGQEALKDVYGTAIGMDPEKLKNQGLIVYWGINTFWTNLHGFALAKRHDLEIWTVDVVRTETAKRSDRFFQIMPDSDVLFALGVAKVIIEEGLYDKDFVRENIYGFEEFKNYVKTLSLDYISRETGMGIDEIGIFAREFAEKRGIIHIGYGFQRSLAGGEAVRAIAVLPALVGHRFGFIYDMKTIDKSYAEGAFLRTKPAKKIPQMKLAEYIERGEIKFLYIYNSNPLASLPNQNRLRKALVENDVFVVTHDIFLTDTALYSDVVLPANTFFERLDIADSYYHRYVALNEPVARLYGKSNSEVTRLLAKALGIKEPHLYESDEEVIRRVLERNGISWEELKTKGFVKVPEKPRKWKTPSGKIEFYSRRAMERGLSPFPRYRKPEGKYPLRLLTPTHRMTITSQYHNTHGMIDSNLYINPADATERNIEDGDAVEVFNDHGRIRTRAKLSEDVPQGVVLLYKAFWVKILGWNANFLTADETVEKYGNSSAYHSTWVDVGGLDG, encoded by the coding sequence ATGCGCGACTGCTACGACACATGCTCGATGGTGAGCGAAGTCAAGGACGGCCGGCTCTCGGTTAGGGGGAACCCCGAACACCCGATAACGGAAGGTTTCCTCTGCCCCAAGGGTGCCCTTCTGCCGAGGTGGTTCCACGCAAAAGATCGTCTGAAACCTCCGCTCATAAGAACCGGCAAACGTGGAAGCGGCGAGTTCAGGGGAGCCACCTGGGATAAGGCAATCGGCCTTGTTGCCAGAAAGCTGAGAGAGGCCATTGAAGAGCACGGGAGCGAGAGCGTCCTAGTTTATCAATATGCCGGGGACAGAGGGGTTGTAAACTACGCCTTCCCGCTGAGGCTTTTCCACTACCTCAACACTGCCATGCTCGACTACGGCATCTGCGACAGGGCCGGGCAGGAGGCTCTGAAGGATGTCTACGGAACCGCAATTGGTATGGATCCGGAGAAGCTTAAAAACCAGGGGCTTATCGTTTACTGGGGCATCAATACATTCTGGACGAACCTTCACGGCTTTGCCCTGGCCAAGAGACACGACCTCGAAATATGGACGGTTGACGTCGTCAGAACGGAAACGGCAAAGCGCTCCGACAGGTTCTTTCAGATAATGCCCGACAGCGACGTCCTCTTTGCCTTAGGCGTTGCTAAGGTCATAATCGAAGAGGGACTCTACGACAAAGACTTCGTCCGCGAGAACATCTACGGTTTTGAAGAATTCAAGAACTATGTAAAAACATTATCGCTTGATTATATAAGCAGAGAAACGGGGATGGGTATTGACGAGATAGGAATCTTCGCGAGGGAATTCGCCGAGAAAAGGGGCATCATCCACATAGGCTACGGCTTCCAGCGCTCCCTGGCAGGCGGTGAAGCGGTGAGAGCGATTGCAGTCCTTCCAGCCCTGGTCGGTCATCGCTTCGGCTTCATCTACGACATGAAGACGATAGACAAGTCCTATGCCGAGGGCGCCTTTCTGCGGACCAAACCCGCCAAGAAGATCCCCCAGATGAAGCTGGCCGAGTACATCGAAAGGGGAGAGATTAAGTTCCTCTACATATACAACTCCAACCCCCTCGCGAGCCTGCCGAACCAGAACCGGCTGAGGAAAGCACTGGTGGAAAACGACGTTTTCGTGGTCACACATGATATCTTTCTGACCGACACGGCCCTCTACTCCGACGTCGTCCTGCCGGCGAACACCTTCTTCGAGCGGCTGGACATAGCCGATTCCTACTACCACCGCTACGTTGCACTTAACGAGCCTGTTGCTAGGCTTTACGGGAAGAGCAACAGCGAGGTAACGAGGCTTCTGGCGAAGGCCCTCGGGATAAAGGAGCCCCATCTCTACGAGAGCGACGAGGAGGTCATCAGAAGGGTTCTGGAGCGTAACGGCATAAGCTGGGAGGAGCTGAAGACTAAGGGTTTCGTTAAAGTTCCAGAAAAACCGAGAAAATGGAAAACGCCGAGCGGGAAGATCGAGTTCTACTCCCGGAGAGCGATGGAGAGGGGCTTAAGCCCGTTCCCCCGGTATCGGAAGCCCGAAGGGAAATACCCTCTTCGTCTGCTCACTCCCACCCACAGGATGACGATAACGAGCCAGTACCACAACACCCACGGCATGATCGACTCGAACCTCTACATCAACCCCGCCGATGCTACTGAGAGAAACATTGAAGACGGTGACGCCGTTGAGGTCTTCAACGACCACGGCAGAATAAGGACGAGGGCTAAGCTTAGCGAGGACGTTCCGCAAGGAGTCGTTCTGCTCTACAAGGCGTTCTGGGTTAAAATTCTCGGATGGAACGCTAACTTTCTGACGGCCGACGAAACCGTCGAAAAATACGGAAACTCTTCGGCGTATCATTCAACGTGGGTCGATGTTGGGGGACTGGATGGATGA
- the cobB gene encoding NAD-dependent protein deacetylase has protein sequence MLGEAARLLVRSKFTIAFTGAGISAESGVPTFRGPGGLWKHYRAEELATPEAFERDPNLVWEFYRWRMRLIEGVKPNRAHYALVELERMGLLKALITQNVDNLHREAGSRKLIELHGNIFRVRCPSCDHREDLTESGGLGNFLARRSLPKCPKCGSLMRPDVVWFGESLPNAPLEEAFSLARRADLVLVIGTSGVVYPAAYIPYMVKENGGTVIEVNTSESGITPIADVFLRGKAGDVMDRLLKRIRGVVDG, from the coding sequence ATGCTGGGAGAAGCGGCCCGGTTGCTGGTCCGTTCGAAGTTCACCATAGCCTTTACCGGTGCGGGAATAAGTGCCGAGAGTGGTGTACCGACTTTTAGGGGTCCCGGTGGTCTCTGGAAGCATTATCGGGCGGAGGAACTTGCCACACCTGAAGCCTTTGAACGTGATCCAAACCTTGTCTGGGAATTCTACAGATGGAGGATGAGGCTGATAGAGGGAGTAAAACCTAACAGAGCCCACTATGCCCTTGTGGAGCTGGAGCGAATGGGCCTGCTGAAGGCCCTGATAACTCAGAACGTCGACAACCTCCACCGCGAGGCGGGAAGCAGAAAACTCATAGAACTCCACGGCAACATCTTCCGCGTCAGGTGCCCCTCCTGCGACCACCGCGAAGACCTCACGGAAAGCGGGGGGCTCGGTAACTTCCTGGCCCGGAGAAGCCTTCCAAAGTGCCCGAAGTGCGGTTCATTAATGAGACCTGACGTGGTGTGGTTCGGGGAGTCCCTCCCAAATGCCCCCCTGGAGGAGGCTTTTTCACTCGCAAGGAGGGCAGACCTGGTTTTGGTGATCGGAACGAGTGGCGTGGTGTACCCTGCGGCCTACATCCCGTACATGGTCAAGGAGAACGGAGGCACTGTAATTGAGGTCAATACCTCAGAAAGCGGGATAACCCCTATAGCGGACGTGTTCCTCCGGGGGAAGGCAGGGGACGTCATGGACAGACTGTTAAAAAGGATTCGGGGTGTTGTGGATGGATGA